One genomic window of Melopsittacus undulatus isolate bMelUnd1 chromosome 15, bMelUnd1.mat.Z, whole genome shotgun sequence includes the following:
- the LOC101871991 gene encoding G protein-activated inward rectifier potassium channel 4-like, with protein MPSGCQDRAGATTRDQRLPAQQPLHMDTRWVPFAQGSARGWGQEGDPEADVLYCWACFLAEDPVPSPGLSSSPGPTMVLPCTHNSIGSSRPAIEELRGRSNSIPAAQTPTAKHMLAYLPRPPTDTSRYGTFPQKPDPPAAPRALAEDSHPQATTTAKRSVLMPNYPSPPRHSSITPGEPYPLRSRGSAAAPHHPGDLPWCSPAAAQDSGARWCPLHALSVANIPSSVRGRTPARGSAATSVPTAEGLQGRRRRLLEEDGPMLQAGKRQRQRYVTKVGKCQVNLGNIQEKKRFLSDIFTTIVDLKYRWFLFVFMMCYIVTWVMFGTIYFFDAWVRGDVGHRGDPEWPVCIENVDGFVSALLFSVESQRTIGYGSRMVTANCAEGVILLMAQSIVGSMIDALMVGCMFVKISRPKKRAQTLIFSKNCVISRRDERLCLMFRVGDLRDSHMVDAKIRAKLIKSRQTAEGEFIPLEQSELNLGYDTGEDRLFLVEPQIICHVINHRSPFWDMSAESLRREQFEIIIILEGIVEATGMTCQARTSYTEDEILWGYRFEPCMSLEKGAFRVDYSRFEMTFEVQTPAASAKELHELKELEQQEHSTLSLYWDHLLQPCALPGPAEDALPGLSIPGSRDQVLERGGSA; from the exons ATGCCCAGTGGCTGCCAGGACAGAGCAGGAGCCACCACCCGAGATCAGCGTCTGCCGGCGCAGCAGCCGCTCCACATGGACACCAGGTGGGTGCCCTTCGCCCAGGGGTCTGCTCggggctgggggcaggagggggatCCAGAGGCTGATGTCCTCTATTGCTGGGCCTGCTTCTTGGCAGAG GACCCTGTGCCCAGCCCGGGGCTGAGCTCCAGCCCCGGCCCCACCATGGTGCTCCCCTGCACCCACAACAGCATTGGCAGCAGCCGGCCGGCGATTGAGGAGCTCCGTGGCCGCAGCAACTCCATCCCCGCAGCACAGACCCCCACTGCCAAGCACATGCTGGCCTACCTGCCCCGGCCGCCCACCGACACCAGCCGCTATGGCACCTTCCCCCAGAAG CCTGATCCCCCGGCTGCTCCCAGGGCTCTAGCTGAGGACAGCCACCCGCAAGCCACCACCACAGCCAAGAGAAGCGTCCTGATGCCAAACTACCCATCCCCACCGCgccacagcagcatcacccCCGGTGAGCCGTACCCGCTGCGGAGCCGCGGCAGCGCGGCTGCCCCACACCATCCCGGTGACCTGCCCTGGTGCTCACCGGCTGCCGCGCAGGACAGCGGTGCCCGCTGGTGCCCACTGCACGCCCTGAGCGTGGCCAACATCCCCAGCTCGGTACGCGGCAGGACCCCTGCCCGCGGCAGCGCTGCCACCTCCGTGCCCACCGCCGAGGGGCTGCAGGGCCGGCGCCgcaggctgctggaggaggatggCCCCATGCTCCAGGCTGGCAagcggcagcggcagcgctATGTGACGAAGGTGGGCAAGTGCCAGGTGAATCTGGGCAACATCCAGGAGAAGAAGCGGTTCCTGTCGGACATCTTCACCACCATCGTGGACCTCAAGTACCGCTGGTTCCTATTCGTCTTCATGATGTGCTACATCGTCACCTGGGTGATGTTTGGCACCATCTACTTCTTTGACGCCTGGGTGCGGGGTGACGTCGGGCACCGGGGTGACCCTGAGTGGCCAGTGTGCATCGAGAACGTCGATGGCTTCGTGTCCGCCCTGCTGTTCTCGGTGGAAAGCCAGCGCACCATCGGCTATGGCTCCCGGATGGTGACGGCCAACTGCGCCGAGGGTGTCATCCTGCTGATGGCACAGTCCATCGTGGGCTCCATGATCGATGCCCTCATGGTCGGCTGCATGTTCGTCAAGATCTCCCGGCCCAAGAAGCGTGCTCAGACCCTGATCTTCAGCAAGAACTGTGTCATCTCCCGGCGGGATGAGCGGCTCTGCCTCATGTTCCGTGTGGGAGACCTGCGGGACAGCCACATGGTGGATGCCAAGATCCGAGCCAAGCTCATCAAGTCCCGGCAGACGGCTGAGGGTGAGTTCATCCCCCTGGAGCAGTCGGAGCTGAACCTGGGCTATGACACGGGTGAGGATCGCCTGTTCCTGGTGGAGCCGCAGATCATCTGCCACGTCATCAACCACCGCAGCCCCTTCTGGGACATGTCGGCCGAGTCGCTGCGCCGGGAGCAGTTCGAGATCATCATCATCCTCGAGGGCATCGTGGAAGCCACAG GGATGACGTGCCAAGCCCGCACCTCTTACACGGAGGATGAGATCCTCTGGGGGTACCGCTTCGAGCCCTGCATGTCCCTGGAGAAAGGAGCCTTCCGGGTGGACTACAGCCGCTTCGAGATGACCTTCGAGGTGCAGACCCCGGCGGCCAGCGCCAAGGAGCTGCAcgagctgaaggagctggagcagcaggagcactcCACACTCAGCCTCTACTGGGaccacctcctgcagccctgtgccCTGCCAGGGCCCGCAGAGGATGCTCTGCCAGGGCTGAGCATCCCCGGGAGCCGGGACCAGGTGCTAGAGAGGGGGGGCAGCGCCTGA
- the THY1 gene encoding thy-1 membrane glycoprotein has product MNPTVGIAVILTVLQAAHCQMIKDLSACLLGQSLRVDCRYENKTSNPLTYEFSITKDNRKHVIHSTISVSENIYRSRANVTMHKNLVCLYLQSFTTSDEGVYMCELKATNDYTGNQIKNITVIKDKLEKCAGFSLLIQNTSWLLLLLLSLPLLQAVDFVSL; this is encoded by the exons ATGAACCCCACGGTCGGCATCGCTGTCATCCTGACAG TCCTCCAGGCTGCCCACTGCCAGATGATCAAGGACCTGAGTGCCTGCCTGCTGGGCCAGAGCCTCCGGGTGGACTGTCGCTATGAGAACAAAACCAGTAACCCCCTGACCTACGAGTTCAGCATCACCAAGGACAACAGGAAGCATGTCATCCACAGCACCATCAGCGTCTCGGAGAACATCTACCGGAGCCGAGCCAACGTCACCATGCACAAGAACCTGGTGTGCCTCTACCTGCAGAGCTTCACCACCAGCGATGAGGGTGTCTACATGTGTGAGCTGAAGGCCACCAATGACTACACCGGGAACCAGATAAAGAACATCACCGTCATCAAAG ACAAACTGGAGAAGTGCGCCGGCTTCAGCCTCTTGATCCAGAACACTTCGtggctcctgctcctcctcctttccctgcctctCCTGCAAGCCGTGGACTTCGTGTCcctgtga
- the CLDN25 gene encoding putative claudin-25 — MAGSWRAKAQAGGLLLALLGWVSSCVTTFVPLWKSLNLELNELEVWSMGLWQVCIAREEGVVECRAHGSFLALPPELRVSRLLMCLSNGLGLLGALLAAPGLEGWTPCEDKPRLKRRLLLAGGATFGTAGMATLAPVSWVAYNTVLDFWDSSVPDIVPRWEFGEATFLGWFAGAFLAAGGLLLACSARSTTPSTPPAPGHPPHPKPADLVI; from the coding sequence ATGGCCGGGAGCTGGAGGGCGAAGGCGCAGGCgggggggctgctgctggcgctGCTGGGCTGGGTCTCCTCCTGTGTCACCACCTTCGTGCCGCTCTGGAAGAGCCTCAACCTGGAGCTGAACGAGCTGGAGGTGTGGAGCATGGGGCTGTGGCAGGTCTGCATCGCCCGCGAGGAGGGGGTGGTCGAGTGCCGGGCCCACGGCTCCTTCCTGGCGCTGCCCCCCGAGCTGCGCGTCTCCCGGCTCCTCATGTGCCTCTCCAacgggctggggctgctgggggcCCTGCTGGCCGCGCCGGGGCTGGAGGGCTGGACCCCCTGCGAGGACAAGCCCCGGCTAAAGCGGCGGCTCCTGCTCGCCGGGGGAGCCACGTTCGGCACGGCCGGGATGGCCACGCTGGCTCCGGTGTCCTGGGTCGCCTACAACACCGTCCTCGACTTCTGGGACAGCAGCGTCCCCGACATCGTGCCCCGCTGGGAGTTCGGGGAAGCCACGTTCCTGGGCTGGTTCGCCGGAGCCTTCCTCGCCGCCGGTGGGCTCCTCCTCGCCTGCAGCGCCCGCAGCACGACGCCCTCGACGCCGCCGGCCCCGGGCCACCCCCCGCACCCCAAGCCCGCAGACCTGGTCATTTAG